In Candidatus Bathyarchaeia archaeon, the genomic window GGGGTTGGTTTGGCATATGGCCAAAATAATAGAATGCGGCGCCATGTGCGCAACGCCCGGCTCCGCGGCCGATTCCATAATGGCTTACTTAGAGAAGGATTACTTCCTGCTGAAACCATTGAACCCCATTAGGAGATGCGTCCCGGTTTCCGTCGCCGCCCATACGCTTTATGAACAACCAGATCCATACTATATCTACGAGCCCGATGGAATGATGGATCTTTCGCAAAGCAAATTCGAGCAATACGATGAGAGGACCGTGAAGGTCAGCGGTAGCAAATTCATTCCATCGGAGGGCATATGGAGAATAAAGCTCGAGGGGGTGAAGATGTCTGGATATAGGACCATATCAATCGCCGGCGTCAGGGACCCGATAATGATATCGAGAATAGAGGAGGTCACGAGGGCGGTCGAGGATATAACTAGGGAGGACCTGAAAGGGAAGTTCCAGCCCGGGGATTATAGGTTGCACTTCCGCATATACGGAAAGAATGGGGTCATGGGCGAGATGGAGCCCTTGGATGTTAAGGCCCATGAGCTCTGCATAATAATAGAGGCGATAGCCAAGACCAAGGAGATGGCCGATGCTGTTTGCGCCGTCGCGAGGTCGACCATGCTACATTATCATTATGAGGGGAGGAAAGCCACGGCGGGGAACTTGGCGTTCCCGTATTCACCATCCGATATATCGATGGGACCGACGTATGCGTTCAACATATATCACTTGATGGAGGTCCGGGACCCAAGCGAGCCCTTCCCGATAGAGTATGTGGATGTGGGGTGATGGAATCTTGGCCAAATTGATAGAGCTTGCGCGTGTGCTCAGGAGCAAGAACGCCAAGGTCCTCCAGCTTACGTTCGATATAATGTTCGATAAAAAGGAGAACTACGAAAGGGTCAAGAACTCCGGGGTACTCACGGAGAGGCTTATATCAAAGCTCTATAAGGTGAGGGAGGAGGATGTAAGGATAATAAACTACGACTTCGCGATGGCGATAAAGATAACGATACCGAGGAGGTACCCATGTGGAGATGAGATGGATACGGATATATATGGCGCTCAGCAACATGCGCCCTTGATAGATATAGAGATCCCATGACGCCAATTACTCCCTTTTCTTCAGCAACCACTTGAGCGGTATGTTCTGGCTGGTGCCGTCGGGCAATACCCTCCTTATGCTGATCGGGAGCACGCCTTCCTCGAGCTCCAAGAGGGCTATGTCCCTTGGGGACATCGACTCCGATGGCACATCTATCAATGGCCGCGCGCCCATTGATAACTGAAGGGCCCTAGCGCCTACGATCCTCGCTTTCTCGAAGCGGGTCAACCTCGGAGGCCCGATGATTTGCAAACTCGTTTTGCTCATACCCTCCCCCTCTGCCTCTCCCTTTTGTCCCTCTTCACCCCTTCGGCCCTTCTTCTCGCCAATTTTCTGAGTTGAGCGCGATCCCCCCCTCAAATTCGGCTTTACGAAGCCATCACCAATCAATTTTTGTTAAAGAAAGGGCAAAAGAGTTAAAATATAAATCTATTGGTCGTGGGGCGCGCATCTCGGGGCCCGAGTGGAGGCAATCGCTCTTAGCTGAGATCGCCCCAAAGCGAGGCATCGATTCCCAATCATGCCCCCATTCGGTGTTGGAAACCGCTTGTGATGCCCTCTAAAGCGCCAGCACTCTATTTCTTTGATAGCCACCATTGGAGATAATCCTTCTGCCTCCTCCTCTTCCGATCCTCGTCCTCGCCATGGAGCCTTTCCCTATGCTCAAGCAACTCCTCGTAGGTATACGTGGCGCCGCAGGATTTGCATGAGAAGTTCTTCAGGAGCGGGTCATAAGTCAGGATGCCCCCGCATTCGAAGCAATAATGGACCATTCGTATTACCCGGGTATTTATTCGGCCCTCAGCGATTAGTAAATCTTCCCCTCACCGCCCTTAGGCGTAGTAGTATTCTCCTGACTCCTTCTGGACCCTATCGAGCCTGCTGCCCGGTTTATTGACCCTTGGCCTCCCAGTATCCGGATCCCTGCGGAAGGTCACGCCCAAGTCCTTTAGGAAGGAGTTCATCCCATCCTTGAGCGTTTGGGGCTCTCCAGCGAATCCTTCCACCCCCGGCCTCCCGAGAAATATCATGAGCCGATCCGCCAAGAGGTCTTGGAGGATTATATCGTGCTCGACGACGAACCCGAAGGCCTTCGCCTCCATAACCCTCTTCCTTATGACCTTCGCAACTGAGAACCTCTCTTCTACATCCAAATAGGCGCATGGCTCATCCAAGAGGTAAATCTGCGCGTCCTTGAGCAAACAAATGGCTATCGCGAGCCTTTGGAGCTCCCCCCCGCTCAGGTTCTCGGCCCTCCTCTCCATTAGCCCATCCAAGCCCAAAGACCTCACCAGCTCCGCCGCCTCTGGGAGATCCAAAGGATCCGCGCCCAAGGCCTCCTTAATTAGATCCCCGACGATCCCCTCATAAAGCCCGGAGATATATTGCGGCTTCAGGCTGAGCTCATATCCCTCCAAGGGGCTCCCGCCGACATCGGCCCGCTCGAGGCCCGCCAATAGCTCTATGAATGTGGTCTTCCCTATGCCGTTTGGGCCCATCAGCCCGAGCACTTCGCCTTGGAATATGCGCCCGGGACTGACCTCAAGGCGGAATTGGCCATAATCCTTCACAAGCCTTGGCCATTGAAGATATGGTATGTCCAAATCCTCGGCCCTCCTCGGAGGCTTTGGACTGAACTTTATTGACTCATCCCTGAAACGCATGTTCTCGTCCGGCATAAAACCCTCCAAGTAAATGTTGATGCCATTCCTGACGCCTTTCGGATGCGAAACTATGCCATAGGCGCCCGGCTCACCGTAGAGTATGCAAACTTGGTCAGAGAGGTAATCCAGCATTGCGAGATCATGCTCGGCTAGCAACACGGTCCTCCCCCCCTCCGCCAATCTCCTAATCCCTTTGGCAACCTCAAGCCTTTGGTAAACATCGAGATGGCTCGATGGCTCATCGAATATGTATACATCCGCCTCCCTTATCAACGCCGCCGCTATCGCGAGCCTTTGGAGCTCCCCCCCGCTCAGGTCCTTGACTTCCCTTTCGTATATCGGCCCCAAATGGAGCTCGTCCTTTATGCGCGATAGCCTATTCGCCTCATCAAGCCCCTCGAGCACTTCTCGGACGCGGCCCTTGACGACGGCCCTTATTCCATCCACATATTGAGGCTTCCTGATGACCTTCAGCCCCCCGCCGCTTAATTTCCTGAAGTATTCCTGAAGAATAGATCCCCTGAACCTCTTGATTATTTGATCCCAATCCGGAGGGGATTCGTAATCCCCGAGGTTGGGCTTCAGCTCCCCCGAGAGGATCCTGAGGGCCGTGCTCTTCCCCATCCCGTTCCTGCCAATCAACCCCGTGATGGCGCCTTCGCTCGGCTCGGGGAGGCGTAGGAGCTCAAAGGAATTGGGGCCATATCTATGGACACACTCGCCCTCCAGCCTCTCGGGGAGGTTGATTATCGAGATGGCTTTGAATGGGCATTTCTTTACGCATATCCCGCATCCCGAGCAAAGGGCCTCCGCTATGAGCGGTTGGGACCCCTCGCCCTCCGGGAACTTAACGGCCTCAACGCCTCCCCTGACCTCGGGGCAGAAGCGCATGCATTCGCGCCCGCAATCCTTCGGCTTGCACCGTTCCCTGTCGAGGATCGCTATCCTTGGCAAGCCCACTCATCCAAGGAAATTTTCATTAAAAAAATGAAAGAGGATGCGGAAGCTAAAAGTGTGGGAATTTGGGACCTATCTCCTCACTCCTCTTCCTCCACCTCTTCTTCATCCCACTCCTCTTCCTCTTCTATTTCCTCCTCTTCCTCCCACTCTTCCTCCTCGTCTCCCCAGTCCTCCTCTTCCTCTTCGAAATCCTCCTCGGACCATTCCTCTTCCATGAAATCCACCAGGCGGTCTTGGATGCCAGCCAAATCTTTTTTTAAATCTTTTGGTACCCTTGCATTACCATGGCTAGGGTTCTATCCGGGCAAAGGGCCGTGGAGGAGGGGGCTCGAATATTGAGGGAGGGGGGAGTTTTGATATATCCGACGGATACTGTTTATGGATTGGGTTGCGACCCCTTCAGGCCCGAGGCCGTCGAGAGGGTCTTCAGGATTAAGGGGGAAAGGACCAAACCGGTTCCGATACTTATCGATGATCCCAAAAGGCTTCGCGGGCTGGCAGAGGTGGATGAGGCGGCCGAGGAATTGATGAGGAGGTTCTGGCCCGGCCCGTTGACCCTCGTGCTTCGCAATATTGGATTCCCGCCCCGGGTGACCTGTGGGGGGGACACGGTCGGGGTCAGGATCCCGGACAATCCGATCGCTTTATCCCTCATCTCCAAGGGCGGGGGGTTCTTGGTTGGCACGAGCGCGAACAGGAGCGGCCACCCCCCATGCCTTACGGCGGAGGAGGCCCTCGAAAGGCTCGGGGATGAGGTCGATCTAATAATCGATGGCGGTAGGGCGGCTCTCGCCGTTGGATCAACAGTTGTGGACTTATCCTCGGGAGAGCCGAGGCTCTTGAGGCCCGGCCCAGTGGATTGGGAGGCTATAAGGGCGGCGATGAGGCCGGCGGGATCGGCCGATGATGTGGGCAAGCCAACCTAAGGAATATGCGAGCGCATTAGTTGCTTTCACGAGGGGGACAAGCGCCAAATGCGAACGCTCGCCGGAAATTCCATAGACCCGAAAGGCCAAGGGCAGAAATCGGAGGAGGTTCATGGCCGCTAGGGATAGGAAGACGAGCAGGGAGATCGGATGGATCACAGAAAGGGCTAGGGATGCCAGCATGGCGTAATTTAGGGCGAAGCAGAACTTGATCCTATGATCGAAGAGTTCGGGATGGCGATCGATCAATTGCCCAAACCCCTTTCCCCATCTATATCGTTGCCTGAATAAATCGAGGAGATTCTCGGGGTTCTCCGTCCTCGCTGAGACGGATTTCGCCATGATATGCCCATAACCCGCCTTCTTCATCCTTATGAAGAAATCCGCATCTTCTCCATATTCCATGTCGGGGTCGAATCCCCCGAGTTCCTCCAATACTCTCCTCCTGAACGCTACATTCGCGCCAAAGGGCCACCTCCTCCCAAATTCGTTCTGCAAAAGCTCTATGGTCTTGGCCATGGCCCTCGAGCCGTTCAAGGCCCTCACTTCTCCCCCCACGCAGCCGAGCCCCCCATCCCCGGCCCCAAAGATCTCCATTATCTTCTCTAGGGATCCCCTCTCAAGGACGCAATCCCCATCGAGGAATAATATTATATCCCCATTCGAGGCTTTGATGCCCTCGTTTTTTGCCACCGATATTCCATTATGGGGCAACTTGAGGAGCCGGAAACCCTCTAGGTTGGAGAACTTCGATATCCTCTCTAAGGAGTCGTCGGTGGAGCCGTCATCGACGACCACAACCTCGAGGCCATCCACCGCCTGCTCATAAATGGAGGATACGCAAGCCTCTAGGGTTCGGGCCTTATTGAAACATGTCACGATCACCGAGATCCTAGGAGCGCCCAATCGCTCCCCTCCGTCGATCTTTTAAACCCCCGATGGCTACCTTCCCAAAGATGTGGCCCGGTGTAGGATCCATGCTCCAAGATTTTAACCTATTGCTTTCGACATCGAGGGGAAACGAGGGGAACGCTCGGAGCGAGATCTGGTACTTGCTCAAGGAGGTCGGCGATGAAGATCCCAAGGCGGACTTCACCGGGATCTCTGGCCTCTTGACGGCCAAGACCGGATTGGAGCCCAAGGAAGCCGTAAGGAGGCTTAGGGGGATCCTCGTAGATAGGCCTTGGGAGTTCAAATACATCCTCAAGATAAAGCCGATAGAGCTCGTCGTTAAGACGGATCTGGATGAGATGATAAGGGCCATAGATGGGCTAAAGGGATCCATAGGGAATGGGGAGAAGTTCAAGATAGCCGTTGAGAAGAGGCGCTCGCCCTTGGGGTCTCGCGAAATAATAGATGCCTTGGCGTCTAGGAT contains:
- a CDS encoding acyclic terpene utilization AtuA family protein, which encodes MGLKILSLNGILGYGYAEVSLRNGLEEDPDVIGVDAGSTDPGPYYLGAGVSFTSRAGVKRDLELALPEAVERGIPFIIGTAGGSGGEPHIEWNKRIIEEIAEEKGLKFRMAVIHSEIGKDYLKEKIRRGEVKPLGPIKELEERDVDEAVRIVGQMGSTPYIEALRGGAEVILAGRSCDTAIFAALPLMKGYDPGLVWHMAKIIECGAMCATPGSAADSIMAYLEKDYFLLKPLNPIRRCVPVSVAAHTLYEQPDPYYIYEPDGMMDLSQSKFEQYDERTVKVSGSKFIPSEGIWRIKLEGVKMSGYRTISIAGVRDPIMISRIEEVTRAVEDITREDLKGKFQPGDYRLHFRIYGKNGVMGEMEPLDVKAHELCIIIEAIAKTKEMADAVCAVARSTMLHYHYEGRKATAGNLAFPYSPSDISMGPTYAFNIYHLMEVRDPSEPFPIEYVDVG
- a CDS encoding DUF4387 domain-containing protein — its product is MAKLIELARVLRSKNAKVLQLTFDIMFDKKENYERVKNSGVLTERLISKLYKVREEDVRIINYDFAMAIKITIPRRYPCGDEMDTDIYGAQQHAPLIDIEIP
- a CDS encoding DNA-directed RNA polymerase subunit K, which codes for MSKTSLQIIGPPRLTRFEKARIVGARALQLSMGARPLIDVPSESMSPRDIALLELEEGVLPISIRRVLPDGTSQNIPLKWLLKKRE
- a CDS encoding ribosome biogenesis/translation initiation ATPase RLI, with the protein product MPRIAILDRERCKPKDCGRECMRFCPEVRGGVEAVKFPEGEGSQPLIAEALCSGCGICVKKCPFKAISIINLPERLEGECVHRYGPNSFELLRLPEPSEGAITGLIGRNGMGKSTALRILSGELKPNLGDYESPPDWDQIIKRFRGSILQEYFRKLSGGGLKVIRKPQYVDGIRAVVKGRVREVLEGLDEANRLSRIKDELHLGPIYEREVKDLSGGELQRLAIAAALIREADVYIFDEPSSHLDVYQRLEVAKGIRRLAEGGRTVLLAEHDLAMLDYLSDQVCILYGEPGAYGIVSHPKGVRNGINIYLEGFMPDENMRFRDESIKFSPKPPRRAEDLDIPYLQWPRLVKDYGQFRLEVSPGRIFQGEVLGLMGPNGIGKTTFIELLAGLERADVGGSPLEGYELSLKPQYISGLYEGIVGDLIKEALGADPLDLPEAAELVRSLGLDGLMERRAENLSGGELQRLAIAICLLKDAQIYLLDEPCAYLDVEERFSVAKVIRKRVMEAKAFGFVVEHDIILQDLLADRLMIFLGRPGVEGFAGEPQTLKDGMNSFLKDLGVTFRRDPDTGRPRVNKPGSRLDRVQKESGEYYYA
- a CDS encoding L-threonylcarbamoyladenylate synthase, which encodes MARVLSGQRAVEEGARILREGGVLIYPTDTVYGLGCDPFRPEAVERVFRIKGERTKPVPILIDDPKRLRGLAEVDEAAEELMRRFWPGPLTLVLRNIGFPPRVTCGGDTVGVRIPDNPIALSLISKGGGFLVGTSANRSGHPPCLTAEEALERLGDEVDLIIDGGRAALAVGSTVVDLSSGEPRLLRPGPVDWEAIRAAMRPAGSADDVGKPT
- a CDS encoding glycosyltransferase; protein product: MGAPRISVIVTCFNKARTLEACVSSIYEQAVDGLEVVVVDDGSTDDSLERISKFSNLEGFRLLKLPHNGISVAKNEGIKASNGDIILFLDGDCVLERGSLEKIMEIFGAGDGGLGCVGGEVRALNGSRAMAKTIELLQNEFGRRWPFGANVAFRRRVLEELGGFDPDMEYGEDADFFIRMKKAGYGHIMAKSVSARTENPENLLDLFRQRYRWGKGFGQLIDRHPELFDHRIKFCFALNYAMLASLALSVIHPISLLVFLSLAAMNLLRFLPLAFRVYGISGERSHLALVPLVKATNALAYSLGWLAHIIGRSRRPHRRPYSLPIHWAGPQEPRLSRG
- a CDS encoding THUMP domain-containing protein encodes the protein MLQDFNLLLSTSRGNEGNARSEIWYLLKEVGDEDPKADFTGISGLLTAKTGLEPKEAVRRLRGILVDRPWEFKYILKIKPIELVVKTDLDEMIRAIDGLKGSIGNGEKFKIAVEKRRSPLGSREIIDALASRIDRKVDLENPDWIVLVEVIGTITGLSILRPDEILSVEKEKREMYKR